The genomic DNA GAAAGTATTTATTTCACGgagaattttattaaaaataccctttttggtataccccttttcaaaaatacccctttttggccattttttttttgccctcttttaatttttaatgaccattttacccttagatgaaaaatattttaatcaataaaaagaaaaacaaaattttcccaccaaaaaatttccgacatattttcccgccaaaattttttcgaaataaatttcccgccaaaaaagttttatcaagaaaaatttgattaaaattttcaacaaaaaaattttcccgccaaaaaaatttacaaagtttttaaaaggttttataaggtttctaccttataaaagccttataaacaccttgtaaaggcttttacaagattttttaagagttttaaaaggtttttaaaacaccttgtaaaagcgtttacaaggtttttaaaaggtttaaaaaagatttttaaaagatttttaaaagatttttaaaaggtttttaaaaggttttcaaatggtttttaaaaagattttaaaaggtttttaaaaacattataaaagcagttacaaggtttttaaaagagttttaaaaggtttttaaacaccttgtaaatgtttttacaaggtttttaaaagcgtttacaaggtttttaataggtttttaaacacattgtaaacgcttttaaaaggtttttaaaagtgattacaatgtttttataaggtataaatttcattatttttggcgggaaaagtttttgattttggcaggaatttttttttggcgggaaaaaataatattgacgggaaaaattttcgattttggcgggaaaaaaaaattttggcaagaaaatatttttatttttggtgggataatattttcgattttgatgactgtacattcttgttgtcactcaaaaaaaggtaatttggtcattttgtatataaagaggggtagttttaaaaatggtcaacatgaaggggtatttttaaaaaggggtatggaaaaaggggcatttttgagaatgcgaCTATTTCACGGGTAAACATACtagcacaaaataaaataaattttttttataaatatatttagttgataGATAATAGTTTGATCCAAACATATTCTCAcgggttatatattttttttacagaaataaattttagatcCGAGAAAATAACTTTACTCATAACTCTAATTTTATCTACATagatttatcccgcacatagtgcgggttgttaacTAGTAAGATATGGTATTTTTgaggtaaaaaaagaaagaagatgttgTTGATCAAaataacttacaaaaaaatatccaataacAATGTAAACTAAATCTGTGCTTAGCACAAAGTGactattaatataatatataactaatactctatttttttgggtttatttatttatttattttacactGAATTTAAACTGAACAAAACTACTTCCCTATGTTTCCTTGCTTGTCCGCAACCAGATTCGGTGGCTTAGACTTAATAGTAGCCATGTGGAGCTGCAATGCAAACGGATGTTCGTGTCCAGGCATACGTGTTACCTTCCACTGATTGCATGAATCCATCCATACAAATCTAATCTTAGCGGGATCCCCAGTACTGGTCGTCTCTTATGAATCCATTGAAACCAATCTGATGGTTATTCCCTCGGCTTTTTTGTGTCATATAAGTAAACCAACCAAGCTTCCGGTTTTAATTTAGTAACTCTTATTTCCATATCAAGAAatttgaacaaataaaaaaccaaaacaatactTGATCCAAAGAGAAAATGTTAACATCAGAAGAAAAAGACTGATAAAACGAAGGAAAGATAATACATGTCTCTTCTTGACTTCTTCAACTACGCAAGTGACGTAGAAAAGgaataagaagataaaaatagaaatagaaccAACATGACGTTACTGTAGATTCAGCCTTCAGCTGAATGCAAGCTAACAGGTGGGTGAACGCGTTGACGACAATGTCAAGTCCTTGAGCATCTGAAGTTTCTTAGGGTACGTATAATGCTAATTTCTTAGAGTTAGTAAAGATAAAAGGATTTTAAATACTTTGCGCTTCTTAAGACAAATAATGCTAATTTCTTCTCTCCTTTTGTTCCATTATAGTCTTCCCACTGAAGATGTTTAAGACTTGATAACAGACATTCAGGAACTGAGCTGGGTTCATTCCAGCATGGGCTTCCCCGTTCCTTTTCCCCAGAATAATGGCACTAATTAAGATAAATATAATGGTATGAAATTAATGTACGGTAGTGAATCATTACAAACGTGCTGACATTAGACTGGGAAATTACCTTAAAAAGTCTGAGAGCTTGTAGTTTCGGGGAATCTCTGAGCAGACACATGAGTACATTTAACCACTCTTTTTCACATGTGCTCTTTTCTAAACGTACAAGACGGTGGAAGACGCTACCAACAGCATACGCATCCGCACCCAGGGTGCGGCACCCTGCAGCATATATGATAAGTACTAAAGCAATTAGTGGCCACATATTTGCTGACGGTGAAAGAATACACAAATCATATAGTTAGGATATAACTTTTTTCCTGTCGTTGTTCAATAATTGAttctgaaaataaaatcaaggaTGCAATACACAAAACGAGATATTACCTTCGCGGATGCCATACATAAAGCGAGATGCTTGACTGACGTAACAAAACTCAGAATATTCCCAGGATGAAAAGCGACAGTAATATCTGCCTTTACAATATTAGGCATTGGGCTCTCAATAAGACAAAACCCAGCCTCAGAATCATCAGCAATGTCAAAGCTCTCTAAAGAAGGAGTGTCTATCACAAATCCATCACCTTTAACCTCAAGTGATTTCTCCAAGAGTAACCTCTTGAGAGAAGGCACTCTTACAGTGAAAGTGGTGACATTGTCATCTGCACATTGCACCACAGCcaagtcttcaagaacaggacaacCGGATAAAAGCCTCTTGAGAAAATCATCACCTGGATATTTCACAGATTTAAGGCTCAACTTCTTAAAAGAGGGGAAAGAAATTGGGGAAGAAGCATCCACAAGAATCACATCATTTAGTTCCAATGTCACCAAGATCCTACAGCCAGTGTAGAAACTCCTTGGAATTATGGTTGGAGATGCACTAGAAGAACTGCGAATCTTGATTATCATCTCACGCACAGAACGGTTATCAGCAACACTAGTCCATAACGGAATATCTTCAACACTACAGGTTTGACCAAGTTTGAAATGCAAAGTTTCTAGAATTGGAGCCTTGTGCAAAAGTAAAGACCAGTCTACAAACCGCAAAAATCTTCCATAATCAATATCCTTGTagctatcatcatcatatatgagTTTTGGCACCATCCTCCAAAGCGGCAGCCACCGTTTTGACAGAACCATTGTGGACACGGCATCTTTTGTACTAGGCAGAAACGACAGTATCCTCAACAGTACCCAATCAGGCAACGGACTAATCCTATCCATAAGACCACAAGCCGGAACCACAGACGAAATCCTGAAAACATAGAAAAGTTGAACTTAAGGTCAGATATGAGAtactcaaaaaaaacaaacaaatagtcatAAGCAACAACGCAAAGGTCAAAGCAAACCATAGAGTGGTACAGAAACCACAACTAGAAAGTACACGAAAACGAAATCCAAACTCAAAATCAAGCGCtcaaaattaaaaggaaaaatgaattaaaaaactaaatactTGTAAAACGAGAATCAGAGGATATTTGACAGAATAAACTAATACCTAAAACTCCTTCCAACTTTTCTCATTCAGTGACTCCATTTCCGCTTTATATAGGAACTCGTTCATAATCGATCAGATCGCTTCAGCTTCTCTAAAGAGATAGAGAGTCAATGACCATCGAGTCatttagaaagaaacaaaaacattggaAAACGCCATTATCTTTACTCGCCTAATGAATGAAAATGTTATCGTTTCATATACTCATCTTAATTATATGTACTAGTATAATAAAAGAGACTGATATCCTAACATTGTTTTTATGTATCTATGTGTTAACAAAATCTTCTTagtacaatttttattttgtggaaAACGTAAATGTGATATGAAtaatcctttcttttttttacatggagtaatcttttcttttaatttgtatttctcAAAGCAGTTAACTTATTGGGAAATAACAATGGTGTTTCTCAAAGCAATCAATCCATTGGGAACAAAAGAAAGTGGAACaaaaaatcattgaattttTACTGCATAGTTAATTCCAAaccaatttcaaaattttgaatgtaAAGAATACATTCgtagcccaaaaaaaaaaaaaaaacaatgtaagaATACATTCAATCCAACGGTCTGGATGTTAATTCTAAATGACCTGAAAAAGTTCCCATTTCTTCTTTGTCATTGGACCATAGTTTCTAAACCAACAGTGCTAATGTTTTtaccaatgtttttaaaaccggaccggtaaCTGAATCAGAAAAGCTTATGGGTTATGGGTCAATATAGTTCGACCGGGGTTAACCGGGTTCAATTgcttttgatgatatttttataaataataggtataaatatgttttctatttttttcaatgattataactatgatataattggatatgcaaataaaatactttaataatcataatgtttttaaaaaacctttaaaaataataatttcaaagtGTAACAAACTCAAAGTATAACCAGTACTAGTAAAATAGTTTagaaattcaaatctaaaagcAACAAGAGAATAAGAGTGTAGAACATTCAATTTTCATTATCTAAGAAACCCTACTATTGCTAATTTGCtaagaagaaaactagaaaaggtaagtaattaaattaattgcactcattcttacaaaaaaaaagtagaacccggttttatccggtttaatggttcaccggtttttggttttttgcgGATTGATATAGTTTTTTACCGGTTcaatttcttttgggttttgatattaaccCAATCCGAACATGTTGCCGGTTCGCGGGTTAACGTGGTTCGACTGCTGGTCTGGtccggttttgaaaacattggtttttacaaaatcttgCCCACTTCTTAGAAGTATAAGCACCGATTGTGATAGAAGCTGAGATACTGAGATCGGAAGGCTTACATCGTGTTCTTTGACGTTGCCTTCGATTTTGTGGATGATCGAGTCAGTTGGTACGTGGTTGCCACAGTGGAGCATATcgttttagtttttatgttGAACTAGATTTTATACTATGACTGTTTAATGCACTATCAGAGAGCAAACTCAGTTTGAGGATCATATAGTTTCAAGTGCCGGCCCAACATTCATGAGTGCCCTAcgcaaaaatttaaaaatgtgcCTTTTTCATCTATGAAAAAAGTTATAAGTTGTTCATAGAAGAGCACAACTTGATATTTCAAGTACTTTTACATatcatacaaaagaaaaaagatattttacaagtaaataaaaaagcttttatatatatcctaaaaaaaaaggtcttttgtttaacagatttttaagtgaaaaaggcttttaaaaatttagaccCGAATTTTTGGCTTCACTTGCTTCACCTGTGGGTCGGGCCTGGTTTCAAGTAAACAGAAAATGGAGCAGACTCATAATATGATCATAATTCTGAAGATAAAAACACAAGTGAAACAATATcttaattttacatgtttttctttattaatatactagattaggacccgcccgatgtgcgggtttataatttttaaaataaaattaaatttatcaaagaatataaagtaaatatttgtagtaagtaaatagatacactgaggtgtccaatgtgatatttgatgtAAAAGAGCGACTTTACGGTTGAAactattaatcacatttttattttgaatgttcTCGTTCGTGTGAAGTTTGAGATTTATCTCTGACTCTGGTCTTGTCAGAAGGTTtaccatatgagtcggtgtactcgaatttggattttgttttctggagggacGCCTCTCAGCAGGGTGATCATGATCAACTTCTTCAGttaccatggattttatgaGCAATCTGGAAAACCATAAAAAATCAAGGTTAAGAGATAgagacgaatgatataattactcAGACTTTGGGCGATAATTTAGCCTAggaagaggcgctctcttttacggcaGTCATCTATGCTGCACCGAGACGGGTACTGGAACGGGAATCGGGTACGGGGACGGGGACGGGAAACGGCGAAGTAAATTTTTAGGGGTACGAGTACGGCAGGGGTATGTCAATAAAAATACCTATGggatacaaatatataagaaaccacacatatataagactctacataaaaaaaatacaagtatgTATTACTATCCTCTATATTTGTGTATATGCCCAAGACTGATTCTAGCTTACGTTTCATGGTTATCCATCAAACACTAAACTCTAAACATATTTGAAGTAAAAAAGATGAGGACTAAACAGAGGATATAGGAATTAGTGAACATGTATAGAAATGTCAAATCTTAAGAAATCAAACTTTGGTGATATTTcctattcttttatgttttatttggagGAAAAATAAGTGAATAAGTCGTCAAAACGTTTCTGAAACCCTATTACCGCCGTCTCCAAAACTGCCGTCGTCCCCGCCCTATTAGAAACGTCTCGGAGATGTTTTTTTGCCGTTTCCATGCCGTACCTGTACCCAGGACGTTTCTAATATGGGAGACGTCATCAAACTGCCGTCCCCGTGCATCATAGgcagtcatgtcagctccatcttcgTGTTCAGATTTTTAGGTTTCTTCACCCcattgtcagattgatggttcttggaaagcaaccaatgtgcattcatgaatgggctggtggtgttgtgttggtgaggagcgaacattgttgttgggggccaagtgtctaaaaCAGAGCCCCTCCCTCTGCATTCGGAGTTAAAAacgttgttgtgggccattgAGCAGATACGTGTTgaagggatcgcttgtcaacgttttgagactgattgtgctgagttattCACTATGGTGCAGTCTTCTGAATATTGGCTGTCCTTCTCCCacttgctcgatgagtttaactcgctggagtcttttccactattctccatctcttggatcccgcttgcgtcaaatacgaaggcggattgtcttgcccgtgcttcgtgttctcttatctctgaagtttcttttgtaaatcatTTCCCTCTGATTTGGGCAGCTAACCgagaaattttcttttaattgtttgattgaaaaaaaaacagtaaatatatacacttttagttaaagaaaatagatgaagatgagttcaaagttattaaaagaaaattaaatttaacaaagaatatatatttagttcttttcataagtaaaaacaatatataaaagtaaaaaaataaacttttaattatagaaaatagttatttttttgtttttgctataatacactaatgtatatccatttacaaatctattaTCTACGGCCCTGTTCGTTTTTGAGTAGCGACTGCGACTGATTTTAAGATatcttatttttgtaattaagaGTATTGTAAAGGGTATAGttataaattctgtaaaaaTACCCAATTAATTAGgttagagaagaagacgaaTGGTTCTGCAATTTTCATGTCTGAAGCTTCCTTTATCTGATTTCAAAAATGGTGATATGATTATAGAAAATGTAGCGACAGTCGCTGGTTCAGATCATGGCTTGGGTTTTATCGCTAGTTTTTCAGCGATTCCAAACTCTTGAAATTCTAGTCGCATCGATCAAAATTGAAGGAGAATTAAAGgagagatgaagagagagaaaggaatAACAAAGGTATTTTTATGGTTGCTGTCGCTACTGTAGctacacataaacaaacaggaCTTTCATCACCACTAAAAGTGAATTCGTACACacaattatattttactattaaaatatactctttagtctttactactaccaagtaccaacaaattgtttttatgaacacattaaagaatatattatatgtctctttactttaacATTTAAGTGGATACAaaaacgcatatattaatcttacactagattcggacccgcacgtacatgcatgattgatttcaaaaactaaatttgctATTAGATTCAGGTCCGGCTCAAATTTTATATAGATCCAGTACTATTTCAAACACAATACCTAAATATATactgttttattaaaaaaatgttaacatGTAAAAGAATAAATCTTTTGCACCCTCTGCACATTTGCTAAGCCGACACTAattagatttataatatattacatgtatgaagttatgtttgtaaacataatataccatcaaattaaataagtttacatgTATTGAATATCGTTTTTAATAATCTGATCTGTTacgaaaacttttaaaatgattttcaaaaatattgggtATAAAACTGTTGATAAACCAggagttggtttttttttccttcattcaataatattattatacacttggtaaaatagaaaacaaaaaaatgtgaacttACAATgtctttgtaaaatatattaataaacactTATATATCTTACACTAAACGTGTGGATGGATGCAGAAATCTTCTATACAACATATTGTTTGCTTGTTCAAAAATctaaatacaataaaatcaaCCACAAGTGAAATATATTCTTCACATCATAACTAAAGTCCTTTGATTTTACTACTCCATGTTTCAACCTACatgctttcttcttcacattccTAATCTCACAAAAAATATGGACATCCTTATGTGCGTTTGATGACTGCAGCCAAGCtattttgaaatgatttttataCTTTCTTCTTGTGTGATCCGTGTCTTAGGATGAGTTGGGAATTGTACAAATTTTTCAGGTTTAGTAGTCATTTATTCTCTGTATGAATATAAAGATTTATtaacatgaaattaaaatacaattttgtttaaaaaaaaaagacagttttGTAGGCTTCTCGACTATGATGACCTTTAACCCTGCACAAACACGCCCAAATTATTAGCTAATtagaaaaacattaaaaattaacaacaattaGAATCTTAATATTTATGTGTACTACATACCTATGAGTTTGATTCCCAAGTCCAAATTATTGAACCAAAGTTTgccatctacaaaaacaaagcacacaaattaataatacacaaaaatcaacttaaaactcaataataaccacaaaattacatcattatttaacaaaaataattacagTTCGATGAGTTGCTTTGAGGATCCATGTTCTATGGACAGCCCTTCCTGCTCTTCTCAATATCCTGGTAACTTTTTTGGATGATTTAATAAATCTATTTATAAACTCTTTCAATCAAAGGATGTTATGCAAAATGAAGATCAAACTTAACATAGTATTAATTCCACCTAATCAACAAACTAagtaatattcaaaaataaatagatcAAAGTACCATAGTTTTGAAGAGATACTGACACACAAGATGGAGAAATAAATGTCTCCATGCTCCATTTAAACGCTGATTCATTCGAACGCtgaaattaagaataaaaaaaaaactcaaaattagatattacttcaattagcaaatagaaagaaaaaaatatgtgctatcgaaattgaaaaacaaaaagggacAATCTTAGGCTTtaaacaacattattttgttattgttatggTATGGTATggcatatattaaatatatatttgtgatttttcatttattgttaagatattttttgcccaaaatattgtataaatttccTAATTGTTCGTCCACAAATTTCACcaccataaatatatttacatatatgtaattTCGAATTTAAGACTCCGATTTTTATggcaacaaatttaaataatttctgTTAATATTAggtaattgttattatttttaattcaatttccaTAGACATCAGATAATTATTATCTTGTTGATTGCGCTGTTATTGGATAATAATTTcaatttccataaatattaaaaaattatcttgTAATTATTGGCATTTATGGTAATTACatggaaaaaattatttaggggggtgtattcaacttgacattttaagtgatttgtgtaaaagttacaaatcctatgttattcaatcatgaattttaaaaagtctcttgaaatccactgttattgaaatgatgattttaaaatctactttaaaacccactgttattcaaaacagtttgtggatttggattttaataagttgtagggattttggaggatttgagaggatttgtttagttaaaaatacacaaatccaaatctcatggttttaggtgagatttcaaagaattttactataaatcatatcaacttccctaaaatctatcaaaatttcaaattttctaaatcccatcaaatcctccaaaatcattattTCAATACACCCCTCTTAGCTTTTAGGAAAATAGACACTTAATATCGTGTAACCATCTTGTTTGGCTacgatttttatttgtttagcttAAATGACATACTGTATACacataaatactaaataatatatgtttgacTCCGATTTGTTTGCTAATCCTAACTCATTTAATATCTGTTTGGCTAGATGATTAAGTCTAATTTTAGTGGCATTTCATGAAATAATCTTTAATCTAtgtttacttattaaaaatgcttcccttttaatagtatagatactcatatcttatattataatagcagtctttttgaataaattatttgattggtgaaaaaatataacacaatctattttttttatgttttttttttcaacaatatttttctttgtgtaaagctgagtatttacattttttagaaacagtaattaattgtataattttcataatcatttttttcttatataaaaagtaatattttttcttgtaaaattagcaacttaaaattaaaataagctATTTTCAGGTTTGGGCTTATTTCTGATTAATTTGAGTTGCAAGCtatttaaatcatttaaatcataaattttcaaattttggcaatttaaaccataaattttgTTGCAAGCtatttaaatcattaattttcATTGACTAGCCTTTTTAAACTTGAAGTTTCATTAACCAGACCAAAAAATACATGACGTTGAGTCCAATAACTGAGTCACTAATAGACGTTGCTATGCCGTTAATCACTGCGTTAATGACAAAAAGACATCGTTTTGATAAAAGTTTTACTtcgaaaaatatcatttaaaccatgcACTTTTAAGTATAGGTCACTTAAACCAGAAACTTTTAAATGTACGCCATTTAAATgatgaattttcaaattttggccgTAAATAAAGatgttaataataaaatagaaatataatctATTTTAGAATATTCCTTTTCAGAGTAAATAATAGAATAGTACATTAGAGAGAAACCCTACtctattttagatttattcaattttagagcaaaaaatagagtaatacattagAGATTTTCTAAGTgcatctccaatggtcctctatttttgcctctatactctattatagagtaattttGCTCCGATCCATCTCTATTTTCacttctataatagagattgctattttttcctctataaatagagttgaactattttatttgcaaattagtcctcttaatttttaaattcttttatttatgaccaaaataaataaaataaatatttttaagaactaataatataaatttaagtataaatatttattctaaaatattgagattGCCATTTGCAAAAGAGACTATAAGCAACGTTAACATTTGCGGCTacagagataaagaagagagcAAATACTTGGGATGAGAAAGAGGAGCTTTGCCTTTGCAGAAGAAAGGAAAGACTCTGATCGAGGAGGAAGCTTTGCGGTTGAGAAATCAGCTTAAAATAGTCGTGAAGATCCTCTTCTGCTTTATGCTTAGTCGTGTGTAAATCCTTCTTGCGATGTGCTTGGGAGACGATCTATGTTGACCGTCGCATTCAGATTGAGAATTGAGTTGTTATCCTTTCTAGTTCACAGTGGTCGTGTTGCCTTCCATTGATTGCATGAATCCATCCATACAAATCTTAGCGGGATATCCGTATGCCTGGATAGATATATCAATGAATCCATCGAAACCATTGCGCCTTTGTGTCACACAAAAACAATAGTAAACCAACCAAGCTTTTGGTTTTACTTTAGTAACTTACTAACTTTTATTTCCGTACCAAGAAatttgaacaaataaaaaatcaaaacaatagaGAAAATGTTACATCAGAACAAAAGACTGATAAAACAAAGGAATTATAATACatgtctctttttcttctactCAAGTGACGTAGAGAAAGgaataagaagataaaaatagaaatagaaccAACATGACGTTACTGTAGCTTCAGCCTTCAGCCGAATGCTAGCTAACAGGTGGGTGAACGCGTTGACGACAATGTCAACTCCTTGAGCATGTGAAGTTTCTTAGGGTATTTGGAGttagaaaagagcaaaggaatTTAAAAACTTTGTGCTTCTTAAGataaataatgttaattatGGAGAATCTCAAAACCCTAGCGAGAAAACAGAAATCCCTAGCGGAAACAGAAACTCACCATCAAAATAATGTAACTGCAGCCGAAACACTAATTAActccaaacatatatatatatatatatttggatttcggaatatgcatatttttatagcttcaaaaatatatgaaacgataaaatataaaaactagtcAAGAACGTCAGCTAAATACCTTAAATCTTCATCATTGAAAAATCCTGTACTCTATTTGCTGTCAGCGATAAGTCAGTAGAGTGACAGACCCTAAATTCTAAAATGGATTCTCTTTTCCTCCCGCtcctttatttatatatttatattaacatttttgaagtacattttgtgttatactTTTTTAGTTGTAGTTATTAAAAAGATTATTTACAATCTTAACCCCtagaaaatttcctaaaacaacaattacatcagattttgtttcctaattaaatattttacatttcattcctaTTAGAAATATAACAAACTGCAATCAATAATTTATGAAAACAGAAGCTATACTATATTAATGACACcttctattgttttttaaagatattctatctctaaattctttacaaacaaaaaaaacaacaatttaatttttattttgttttccaaagcATGTTAGCTTCAATTCTTAAAGtagataaaaatgttaatatagataaaaactttgattctcattttttaaaatcatatttttgatatatatatatatatatatacttaataaaaactaaatattataaataaaagcttttaaaaagtttaaaatactatacaatGTGGTTATATGGTAGGACGGATTATAAAGGATAcatgttagaattaataaaatattattaaatttgtgcctaaacacaggttaaatccttattttattatttttcaacactactaatattagaatatttgacatatcaaATCATCTTACTTTAactaagattttgtaaaataagtaagtcattatgaaaatatgacttaatcacaccttataaattacttattatgtatttcaatcatttttttctaataactaaaaaccaaatagAATCTCAgacactaaataaaacaaactaaatttaataaaaaaaatagtcacaCAGTGTACCACAGCCGTTTGAAAATTTTAGCCGTTTGAATggctgaaaattttaattatatcttaAGTGgctgaaaattttagtttttactttatttacaaaacaaccACAATTTAACAAgcaaatacaatatatattataattaataataaaaattatagaccatggattaaaatctagtataaaGAAAAATGGAATACCTTCTAGCCATACCGAAAATTTTCAAACCAACCAAATTAGATTATTTGATTCAGTAACAATTATTTCAATCCAAGAAATCAAACCTAACCAACGTAACAACGCCCAAATTTGT from Camelina sativa cultivar DH55 chromosome 2, Cs, whole genome shotgun sequence includes the following:
- the LOC104755730 gene encoding putative FBD-associated F-box protein At5g50270, whose product is MDRISPLPDWVLLRILSFLPSTKDAVSTMVLSKRWLPLWRMVPKLIYDDDSYKDIDYGRFLRFVDWSLLLHKAPILETLHFKLGQTCSVEDIPLWTSVADNRSVREMIIKIRSSSSASPTIIPRSFYTGCRILVTLELNDVILVDASSPISFPSFKKLSLKSVKYPGDDFLKRLLSGCPVLEDLAVVQCADDNVTTFTVRVPSLKRLLLEKSLEVKGDGFVIDTPSLESFDIADDSEAGFCLIESPMPNIVKADITVAFHPGNILSFVTSVKHLALCMASAKGAAPWVRMRMLLVASSTVLYV